In Paralcaligenes sp. KSB-10, the following are encoded in one genomic region:
- the rpsT gene encoding 30S ribosomal protein S20 yields the protein MANTAQARKRARQSVERNKHNASLRSMLRTSIKRVRQAIAAGDKAVAGEVFQKASSVIDRIADKNIIHKNKAARHKSRLAAAVKALA from the coding sequence ATGGCCAATACTGCCCAAGCTCGTAAGCGTGCCCGCCAATCGGTTGAGCGCAACAAACACAACGCCAGCCTGCGTTCCATGCTGCGCACCTCGATCAAGCGTGTGCGTCAAGCCATTGCCGCGGGCGACAAAGCCGTTGCCGGCGAGGTTTTCCAGAAAGCCAGCAGCGTTATCGATCGCATTGCCGACAAGAACATCATTCACAAAAACAAGGCTGCTCGCCACAAGAGCCGGCTTGCAGCCGCTGTTAAAGCGCTGGCCTGA
- the murJ gene encoding murein biosynthesis integral membrane protein MurJ, which translates to MSLLRSAATVSSFTLFSRITGLIRDVLIASAFGAGPLTDAFWVAFRIPNLLRRLFAEGAFSQAFVPILGQARNKNSHEQVRVLLDRVALLLTVALMAVTLLGIVGAPWVVSAMASGMRGAARQTEFQAAVWMTRLMFPYIVCMSLVAFASGVLNTWSRFAVPAFTPVLLNFAMIGASLFLTPYFDIPIYALAAGVMIGGLAQLLVQWVALARLGLLPRYTPRVRQAWRDPVVKRIMRQMLPAVLGVSVAQVSLLINTNIATWLTPGSVTWLSFADRLMEFPTALLGVALGTVLLPSLSAAHARQDHLGYSALLDWGLRLVLLLGLPAALGMALLSDGLVATLFNYGAFNGHDVLQTRMAVMAYSVGLIGLLSIKILAPGFYAKQDIRTPVKIAVFVLVLTQIFNLIFVPRLAHAGLALSIGLGATVNALCLLVILHRRKVYQPGRGWGRFALRIIPALAALTAGLLVVNHSIDWVALAPHPGRRVLWLAGVLLGSGLLYFGTLLACGFRPRDFTRRHR; encoded by the coding sequence ATGAGCCTGCTCCGGTCAGCCGCCACAGTTAGCAGCTTTACCCTGTTTTCACGGATCACCGGCCTGATCCGTGATGTATTGATCGCCAGTGCTTTCGGGGCCGGCCCGCTCACCGACGCCTTCTGGGTCGCGTTTCGCATTCCCAATCTGCTGCGACGCCTCTTCGCCGAAGGAGCGTTCTCGCAGGCCTTTGTCCCCATCCTCGGCCAGGCACGCAACAAAAACTCGCACGAACAGGTACGCGTTCTGCTTGATCGTGTCGCCTTGCTGCTCACCGTTGCGCTGATGGCGGTTACCCTGCTCGGTATAGTTGGCGCCCCCTGGGTTGTCAGTGCCATGGCCAGCGGCATGCGCGGCGCGGCGCGGCAAACCGAATTTCAGGCCGCGGTCTGGATGACCCGGCTGATGTTCCCCTACATTGTGTGCATGTCGCTGGTGGCGTTCGCCTCGGGCGTGCTCAACACCTGGAGCCGTTTTGCCGTACCCGCGTTTACGCCGGTCCTGCTGAACTTCGCGATGATAGGGGCCAGCCTGTTTTTGACCCCATACTTCGACATCCCCATCTATGCCCTGGCCGCCGGAGTCATGATCGGCGGCCTGGCCCAATTGCTCGTGCAATGGGTGGCCCTGGCCAGGCTAGGCCTGTTGCCGCGCTATACACCCAGGGTACGGCAAGCCTGGCGGGACCCTGTGGTCAAGCGCATCATGCGGCAAATGCTGCCCGCTGTCCTCGGCGTCTCGGTGGCGCAGGTTTCCCTGTTGATCAATACCAATATCGCCACCTGGCTCACGCCGGGAAGCGTTACCTGGTTATCGTTTGCCGATCGCCTGATGGAATTTCCAACGGCGCTGCTGGGCGTGGCCCTGGGCACGGTCCTGCTGCCCAGTTTGTCGGCAGCCCATGCCCGGCAGGATCATCTGGGCTATAGCGCCCTGCTCGACTGGGGCTTGCGCCTGGTATTGCTGCTGGGCCTGCCTGCGGCCCTGGGCATGGCGCTGCTTTCCGATGGACTGGTTGCCACCCTGTTCAATTACGGGGCCTTCAACGGCCACGACGTCCTGCAAACACGCATGGCCGTCATGGCCTACTCCGTGGGCCTGATCGGACTGCTGTCAATCAAGATCCTGGCCCCGGGTTTTTACGCCAAGCAAGACATACGCACCCCCGTCAAGATTGCCGTATTCGTACTGGTCCTGACCCAGATTTTCAACCTGATTTTTGTACCGCGGCTGGCGCATGCCGGGCTGGCCCTGTCGATAGGCCTGGGAGCCACCGTCAACGCCCTGTGCCTGCTCGTCATTTTGCATCGTCGCAAGGTGTATCAGCCCGGCAGGGGCTGGGGCCGTTTTGCGCTGAGAATAATTCCAGCCCTGGCCGCCCTGACTGCGGGTCTGCTCGTCGTCAATCACAGCATCGACTGGGTCGCCCTGGCCCCCCACCCGGGGCGCAGGGTACTCTGGCTGGCCGGGGTCTTGCTCGGCAGCGGCCTGCTATATTTTGGAACCTTGCTGGCATGCGGCTTTCGACCGCGCGATTTTACACGGCGGCATCGGTAG